The proteins below are encoded in one region of Caballeronia sp. SL2Y3:
- a CDS encoding CaiB/BaiF CoA-transferase family protein — MSGPLTGIRVIEIGTLIAAPFAARMLAEFGAEVIKIEAPNGGDPLRKWRKLHEGTSLWWYLQSRNKKSVCVNLKSPDGADVIKRLAADADIVIENMRPGALEKLGLGWDVLHAINPKLTMVRISGYGQTGPYRDRPGFGAIGEAMGGIRYTTGDADGTPARVGISLGDSLASLHGVIGALMSLLRVKTGQGDGQVVDVSLVESVFNLMESLVPEYDLLGHVRERSGGALPGIAPSNTYRTEDGGFVVIAGNSDPIYKRLMNVIGRPDLADDPALAHNDGRVRQSAMLDEAIGAWTSHHAMNDVLAALADADVPSGRIYSVADIIGDAHYQARDMLLQASLPGGASVKMPGIVPKLSDSPGEVRWPGPALGEHTQSVLASLGFDESDVQRLRAEGAVQ, encoded by the coding sequence ATGAGCGGACCGCTTACGGGCATTCGCGTCATCGAGATCGGCACGCTGATTGCCGCACCGTTTGCCGCGCGCATGCTGGCCGAGTTCGGCGCGGAAGTCATCAAAATCGAGGCGCCCAATGGCGGGGATCCGCTTCGCAAGTGGCGAAAACTTCACGAGGGCACGTCGCTCTGGTGGTATCTCCAGTCGCGCAACAAGAAGTCGGTCTGCGTGAATCTCAAATCGCCCGATGGAGCGGACGTCATCAAGCGTCTCGCCGCCGATGCGGACATCGTCATCGAAAACATGCGGCCGGGCGCGCTCGAGAAACTCGGGCTCGGCTGGGACGTTTTGCATGCAATAAACCCGAAACTCACGATGGTTCGCATCTCCGGCTATGGACAGACCGGTCCATACCGTGATCGTCCGGGCTTCGGCGCGATCGGCGAGGCGATGGGTGGCATTCGGTATACAACCGGCGACGCGGACGGCACGCCGGCGCGCGTCGGCATCAGTCTGGGCGATTCGCTCGCGTCCCTTCATGGCGTGATCGGCGCGTTGATGTCGCTGCTGCGCGTGAAGACGGGGCAGGGCGACGGGCAGGTCGTCGATGTATCGCTCGTCGAAAGCGTGTTCAATCTGATGGAGAGCCTGGTTCCCGAGTACGACTTGCTCGGACACGTGCGCGAGCGTAGCGGCGGTGCGTTGCCGGGTATCGCGCCGTCGAACACGTACCGCACGGAAGACGGCGGCTTCGTGGTGATCGCGGGCAACAGCGATCCCATCTACAAGCGCCTGATGAACGTCATCGGCCGCCCGGATCTCGCCGACGATCCCGCGCTCGCTCATAACGATGGCCGCGTGCGCCAAAGCGCGATGCTCGATGAAGCGATCGGCGCGTGGACATCGCATCACGCGATGAACGACGTGCTGGCCGCGCTCGCAGACGCGGACGTGCCGTCCGGCCGCATCTATTCGGTCGCGGACATCATCGGCGACGCGCATTATCAGGCGCGCGACATGCTGTTGCAGGCGAGCTTGCCGGGCGGCGCATCGGTGAAGATGCCGGGCATCGTGCCGAAGCTCTCCGACTCGCCGGGCGAAGTGCGCTGGCCGGGCCCGGCTCTCGGCGAGCACACGCAAAGCGTGCTGGCTTCCCTCGGCTTCGACGAAAGCGACGTGCAACGGCTGCGCGCCGAAGGAGCCGTTCAATGA
- a CDS encoding LysR family transcriptional regulator, producing the protein MALKNLLRRLDLTTLQLFVAVFEEGTLTRAADREAIAVSAASKRLLELEQAVGAALFERKARGMALTPAGETLLHHARRVLRDVENIGIELAEHASGVRGYVRMMANLSAIVEFLPEDLRAFSAAHGQIKIDLEERPSGGIVDGVLDSLVDLGICSGDADTRGLESTHYRHDRLIIVTPGDHPLARRERVSFADTLDFDHIGLHSASSINARTHLAARQAGKPLRLRIHVPGFDAVCRMVQAGMGVGVLPLAVFESMGRQLGLAAVPLDEAWAARSLIIVVRDAAALSPVSRLLYDHLRSIEAAQR; encoded by the coding sequence ATGGCGCTCAAGAACCTGCTGCGGCGTCTCGACCTCACGACACTTCAGCTCTTCGTCGCGGTCTTCGAGGAAGGCACGCTCACGCGTGCGGCGGATCGCGAGGCCATCGCGGTGTCGGCGGCCAGCAAGCGGCTGCTGGAACTCGAGCAGGCCGTCGGCGCCGCGCTCTTCGAACGCAAGGCGCGCGGCATGGCGCTGACGCCCGCCGGCGAGACGCTGCTGCATCACGCCCGCCGCGTGCTGCGCGATGTCGAGAACATCGGCATCGAACTGGCCGAGCATGCGAGCGGCGTGCGCGGCTACGTGCGCATGATGGCGAACCTCTCGGCCATCGTGGAGTTCCTGCCGGAAGATCTGCGCGCATTCTCCGCCGCGCACGGACAGATCAAGATCGATCTCGAGGAACGTCCGAGCGGCGGCATCGTGGATGGCGTGCTGGACAGCCTCGTGGATCTCGGCATCTGTTCGGGCGATGCCGATACGCGCGGCCTCGAAAGCACGCATTATCGACATGACCGGCTGATTATCGTCACGCCCGGCGATCATCCGCTCGCGAGGCGCGAGCGCGTGTCCTTCGCCGATACGCTCGACTTCGATCACATCGGCCTGCATTCGGCCAGTTCCATCAACGCGCGCACGCACCTCGCCGCGCGGCAGGCGGGCAAGCCGCTGCGGCTGCGCATTCACGTGCCCGGCTTCGATGCCGTGTGCCGCATGGTGCAGGCGGGCATGGGCGTCGGCGTGCTGCCGCTCGCAGTGTTCGAGTCGATGGGGCGGCAACTCGGACTCGCGGCCGTTCCGCTGGACGAAGCGTGGGCCGCGCGCAGTCTCATCATCGTCGTGCGCGATGCCGCGGCGCTCTCCCCGGTAAGCCGGCTGCTGTACGACCATCTTCGTTCGATAGAAGCCGCCCAGCGCTGA
- a CDS encoding PaaI family thioesterase → MANLDLDNPFLEALGATLTAWRDGYAEFTMPIHAGHLNRQRILQGGAIATLLDAACGYTGLFTTASTPIHGFTLSLTVNYLDRGIGDKVVAKGFLERKGRSVYFARGEAWVDDRLMIASAQGTFKYAR, encoded by the coding sequence TTGGCGAATCTGGATCTCGACAATCCTTTCCTCGAAGCACTCGGCGCGACACTGACCGCGTGGCGCGACGGCTACGCCGAATTCACGATGCCGATACATGCAGGCCATCTCAACCGTCAGCGCATCTTGCAGGGCGGAGCAATCGCGACGCTGCTGGATGCCGCCTGCGGCTACACCGGTCTCTTCACGACGGCATCCACGCCCATTCACGGCTTCACGCTTTCGCTCACGGTCAATTACCTCGATCGCGGCATCGGCGACAAGGTCGTGGCCAAAGGCTTTCTCGAACGCAAGGGGCGCTCTGTGTACTTTGCGCGCGGCGAGGCGTGGGTCGACGATCGTTTGATGATCGCGAGCGCGCAGGGAACGTTCAAATACGCGCGCTGA
- a CDS encoding FAD-binding oxidoreductase: MTQQVVIVGGGVIGSSVAYFLRASDPDVQVTVIERDPTYARSSSALSAASIRQQFSTPLSVRMSLFGIEFLREIGERLEVNGERPSIDLHEGGYLFLATPRGEDTLRENHAMQRALGADITLLDPDRLRARFPWLNTDDLAAGAFGERGEGWFDGYGLVQALRRKAQSLGARYVTADVTGIEREGRRATRVRASNGEAYSCDVVVNAAGAWSRAIAAMLGIELPIHARRRSIFNVSSPAKLDACPLLIDPTGVYFRPEGRTYICGTSPSADNDPDDLPLDEVDHALFDDVIWPTLAHRVPQFEALRVEHCWSGYYEYNVLDQNAIIGFHPAIDNCIFASGFSGHGLQHGPATGRGVSELILNGGYTTLDLSPLGWARVVEGRPIVEKNVV, translated from the coding sequence GTGACTCAACAGGTAGTGATCGTCGGTGGCGGCGTGATCGGGAGTTCGGTCGCGTATTTCTTGCGGGCATCGGACCCGGACGTGCAGGTCACGGTGATCGAGCGCGATCCGACCTACGCGCGCTCGTCCTCTGCGTTGTCGGCGGCATCGATCCGCCAGCAGTTCTCGACGCCGCTCTCCGTGCGCATGTCGCTGTTCGGCATCGAGTTCCTGCGCGAGATCGGCGAGCGGCTCGAAGTGAACGGCGAGCGGCCGTCCATCGACTTACACGAAGGCGGTTATCTCTTTCTCGCGACGCCGCGCGGCGAAGACACGTTGCGCGAGAATCACGCGATGCAACGCGCGCTCGGCGCCGACATCACGCTGCTCGATCCGGACCGGTTGCGGGCGCGCTTTCCGTGGCTCAATACGGACGATTTGGCCGCGGGCGCATTCGGCGAGCGTGGCGAAGGCTGGTTCGACGGCTACGGCCTCGTGCAGGCGTTGCGACGCAAGGCGCAGTCGTTGGGCGCCCGTTACGTGACGGCGGACGTGACCGGCATCGAACGTGAAGGGCGGCGCGCGACGCGCGTGCGCGCATCGAACGGCGAAGCGTATTCCTGCGATGTAGTCGTGAATGCGGCGGGCGCCTGGTCGCGTGCCATTGCGGCGATGCTCGGCATCGAGCTTCCGATACACGCGCGGCGACGCAGCATCTTCAATGTGTCGTCGCCGGCGAAGCTCGACGCCTGTCCGCTGCTGATCGACCCGACCGGCGTCTACTTTCGTCCGGAAGGGCGCACGTACATCTGCGGAACGTCGCCATCGGCGGATAACGACCCCGATGACCTTCCGCTCGACGAAGTGGACCACGCGCTTTTCGACGACGTGATCTGGCCGACGCTTGCGCATCGGGTGCCGCAATTCGAGGCGTTGAGGGTCGAGCACTGCTGGTCCGGTTACTACGAATACAACGTGCTGGATCAGAACGCGATAATCGGCTTTCATCCGGCCATCGACAATTGCATCTTTGCAAGCGGCTTTAGCGGACACGGCTTGCAGCACGGTCCGGCAACCGGGCGCGGCGTCAGCGAACTGATTCTGAACGGCGGCTATACGACACTCGATCTATCGCCGCTCGGTTGGGCGCGTGTCGTGGAAGGCCGGCCTATCGTGGAGAAAAACGTCGTTTAG
- a CDS encoding aldehyde dehydrogenase family protein encodes MDAQSILSDLGIAGLVEDGDLAVTSPITGQVIGRVKRHTAAHVDATLAQARTAFAQWRNVPAPRRGELVRLLGNRLREKKTALGRLVSLEAGKILQEGLGEVQEMIDICDFAVGLSRQLYGLTIASERPGHRMAETWHPFGVCTVISAFNFPVAVWSWNAALALVCGNAVVWKPSEKTPLTALAVDRIFREALDEFGSAPPGLAAVVIGDRDIGTQLVADKRSDIVSATGSTEMGRAVGVEVARRFGRSILELGGNNAGIVSQTANRDLALRGILFSAVGTAGQRCTSLRRLFVHDSIYDDTVARLKDLYAKVPIGNPLNDGVLMGPLIDVQSFARMQDALEQAKGEGGKVFGGERVTVEGCENGYYVRPALVEMPAQTEVVLKETFAPILYVMRYRDFDEAIAMNNAAVHGLSSCAFTTDLREAERFLSASGSDCGIANVNIGPSGAEIGGAFGGEKETGGGRESGSDAWKAYMRRATNTINYSSELPLAQGIDFNLG; translated from the coding sequence GTGGACGCACAATCGATTCTTTCCGACCTCGGCATTGCAGGCCTCGTCGAGGACGGCGATCTCGCTGTCACGTCGCCGATCACGGGGCAGGTCATCGGGCGCGTGAAGCGCCACACCGCCGCCCACGTCGACGCGACGCTCGCTCAGGCGCGCACGGCGTTCGCTCAGTGGCGCAACGTGCCCGCGCCGCGGCGCGGCGAACTCGTGCGGCTGCTCGGCAATCGCCTGCGCGAGAAGAAGACCGCGCTTGGGCGGCTCGTCTCGCTCGAAGCAGGCAAGATCCTGCAGGAAGGACTCGGCGAAGTGCAGGAAATGATCGACATCTGCGATTTCGCCGTCGGTCTGTCGCGGCAGCTTTACGGCCTGACGATCGCATCGGAAAGACCGGGGCATCGCATGGCGGAGACGTGGCATCCCTTCGGCGTATGCACCGTCATTTCCGCGTTCAATTTTCCGGTCGCGGTCTGGTCGTGGAATGCGGCGCTTGCGCTCGTGTGTGGCAATGCGGTCGTCTGGAAGCCGTCGGAGAAAACGCCGCTGACCGCTCTCGCCGTCGATCGCATCTTCCGCGAAGCGCTCGACGAATTCGGCAGCGCGCCGCCGGGACTCGCAGCGGTCGTGATCGGCGACCGTGACATCGGCACGCAGCTCGTCGCGGACAAGCGCTCGGATATCGTCAGCGCGACGGGCAGCACGGAGATGGGCCGCGCGGTGGGCGTCGAGGTCGCGCGCCGCTTCGGCCGCTCGATTCTCGAACTCGGCGGCAATAACGCGGGCATCGTCTCGCAGACGGCTAACCGCGATCTCGCGCTGCGCGGCATTCTGTTCTCGGCGGTCGGCACGGCGGGCCAGCGGTGCACGTCGCTGCGGCGTCTCTTCGTTCACGACAGCATCTACGATGACACCGTCGCGCGCCTCAAAGACCTGTACGCGAAAGTGCCCATCGGCAATCCGTTGAACGACGGCGTGTTGATGGGCCCGCTCATCGACGTGCAGTCGTTCGCGCGCATGCAGGACGCGCTGGAACAGGCGAAGGGCGAAGGCGGCAAGGTCTTCGGCGGCGAGCGCGTGACGGTCGAAGGCTGCGAGAACGGCTACTACGTGCGCCCCGCGCTCGTCGAGATGCCCGCGCAAACCGAAGTTGTCCTAAAGGAAACCTTCGCGCCGATTCTCTATGTGATGCGCTACCGCGATTTCGACGAAGCCATCGCGATGAACAACGCGGCCGTGCACGGCTTGTCGTCGTGTGCGTTCACCACGGACCTGCGCGAAGCCGAGCGATTCCTGTCCGCATCGGGCAGCGACTGCGGCATCGCGAATGTGAACATCGGGCCGAGCGGCGCGGAAATCGGCGGTGCGTTCGGCGGCGAAAAGGAAACGGGCGGCGGGCGCGAATCGGGCTCGGACGCGTGGAAGGCCTACATGCGCCGCGCGACCAACACGATCAATTACTCGTCCGAATTGCCGCTCGCGCAGGGCATCGACTTCAATCTAGGCTGA
- a CDS encoding helix-turn-helix domain-containing protein codes for MTTLPTRQAPEQSAADLGRRVRQARVAQDMTLETASRLCGVSRSALSKIENGLMSPTFDVLQKIVRGLQIDLGELFGNTSAPSASGRRALTRRDQGQRHAYRGYQMELLATDLAHKAMLPFRIRISAHTLDAFDDWGRHEGEEFLYVISGSVCLYSELYAPTHLNAGDSIYFDSRTGHAAISMSEEDAEVLWMATGGGVPVAPASAPDDQ; via the coding sequence ATGACGACCCTTCCGACCCGCCAAGCGCCCGAGCAGTCCGCAGCCGATCTCGGCCGCCGCGTCAGACAGGCGCGCGTGGCACAGGACATGACGCTGGAGACGGCGAGCCGCTTGTGCGGCGTGTCGCGCTCGGCGCTTTCGAAGATCGAGAACGGGCTGATGTCGCCCACGTTCGATGTGCTCCAGAAGATCGTGCGCGGCTTGCAGATCGATCTGGGCGAACTCTTCGGCAACACGAGCGCGCCGAGCGCGAGCGGACGGCGCGCGCTCACGCGCCGCGATCAGGGCCAGCGTCACGCGTATCGCGGCTATCAGATGGAACTGCTCGCCACCGATCTCGCGCACAAGGCGATGCTGCCGTTTCGCATCCGCATTTCCGCGCACACGCTCGACGCCTTCGACGATTGGGGCCGTCACGAAGGCGAGGAATTTCTGTATGTGATCAGCGGCAGCGTCTGCCTGTACTCGGAACTCTACGCGCCGACGCATCTCAACGCCGGCGACAGCATCTACTTCGACAGCCGCACCGGGCACGCGGCCATCTCCATGAGCGAAGAAGACGCCGAAGTGCTGTGGATGGCCACCGGAGGCGGCGTGCCTGTGGCCCCGGCGTCCGCACCGGATGATCAGTGA
- a CDS encoding cytochrome P450, whose protein sequence is MSAATAIAPAREVHDLPSPRGLPLIGNLHQLPPATHHLTLERWAEELGTPYVFRLGRTPVTVWSDIELSHAVMRERPHRYRRYEPIESVLKEFGCNGLFSVEGAAWLPQRRLVMQALSIPHIKAFYPTLAAITDRLRRRWEAAARSGSVVDMIADLKRFTVDATSALAFGEDPNTLEREGDLIQQHLAHLLPMLMSRVNAPFAYWRYVKMPRDRRFEHAMAEVHRYIRALMARARARMQAQSEPRNLLEAMLALRDAPGADLTDDDVAANVMTLLVAGEDTTATSIAWALLFLGTDDALQARVAADARHALGDAPVCPTYDAMRALDSCEAVCTEAGRLHPVAPYLSFEPLEDVQLSGVRLPAGTKMFMLNRPAMLDARHFADAARYDPQRWLRDRRREADSDAPTHEPRAWMQFGAGPRVCPGRHLASVEMRLVVSMLTANFVARLATDPANIHEVCAFTMVPSDMPMRLQLREKGVASH, encoded by the coding sequence ATGTCAGCCGCGACCGCCATCGCTCCCGCGCGTGAAGTCCACGACTTGCCGTCGCCGCGCGGTCTGCCGCTCATCGGCAATCTGCATCAGCTGCCGCCTGCGACGCATCATCTGACGCTCGAACGCTGGGCCGAGGAACTCGGCACGCCGTACGTGTTCCGGCTCGGCCGCACGCCGGTCACGGTGTGGTCGGACATCGAACTGAGCCATGCCGTGATGCGCGAGCGGCCACATCGCTACCGGCGTTACGAGCCGATCGAATCCGTGCTGAAGGAGTTCGGCTGCAACGGGCTGTTTTCGGTCGAAGGCGCGGCCTGGCTACCGCAACGCCGCCTCGTCATGCAGGCGCTCTCCATTCCGCACATCAAGGCGTTCTATCCGACGCTCGCGGCCATCACCGACCGGCTGCGGCGGCGCTGGGAAGCGGCGGCGCGCTCGGGCAGCGTCGTCGATATGATCGCGGACCTGAAGCGCTTCACCGTCGATGCGACGAGCGCGCTCGCGTTCGGCGAGGACCCGAACACGCTGGAACGCGAAGGCGACCTCATCCAGCAGCATCTCGCGCATCTTCTGCCGATGCTCATGTCGCGCGTGAATGCGCCGTTCGCATACTGGCGCTATGTGAAGATGCCGCGCGACCGTCGATTCGAACACGCGATGGCCGAAGTGCACCGCTATATTCGCGCGCTCATGGCCCGTGCGCGCGCACGCATGCAGGCGCAAAGCGAGCCGCGCAATCTGCTCGAAGCGATGCTGGCCCTGCGCGACGCGCCCGGCGCCGACCTCACCGACGACGACGTCGCAGCCAACGTGATGACGCTACTGGTGGCGGGCGAAGACACGACGGCGACGTCGATTGCCTGGGCGCTGCTGTTTCTCGGAACCGACGATGCGCTTCAAGCCCGCGTGGCCGCCGATGCTCGCCACGCGCTCGGCGACGCGCCTGTGTGCCCGACCTATGACGCCATGCGCGCGCTCGATTCGTGCGAAGCCGTCTGCACCGAGGCGGGCCGTCTGCATCCGGTCGCGCCGTATTTGTCGTTCGAGCCGCTGGAAGACGTGCAGTTGTCCGGCGTGCGCTTGCCGGCGGGCACGAAGATGTTCATGCTGAATCGCCCGGCCATGCTCGATGCGCGCCATTTCGCCGATGCCGCGCGCTACGACCCGCAGCGGTGGCTGCGCGATCGTCGGCGAGAAGCAGACTCGGACGCGCCGACGCATGAACCCCGCGCCTGGATGCAATTCGGCGCCGGGCCGCGCGTGTGTCCGGGGCGGCATCTCGCGTCGGTGGAAATGCGGCTTGTCGTGTCGATGCTGACGGCGAACTTCGTCGCGCGGCTGGCGACCGATCCGGCGAACATCCACGAGGTCTGCGCCTTCACGATGGTGCCGAGCGACATGCCGATGCGGCTTCAACTACGCGAAAAGGGCGTCGCGTCTCACTGA
- a CDS encoding shikimate dehydrogenase codes for MAHDTSFSASLDAGLSGATRVYFIVGDPIAQVRSPSGVTAAMRAAGRDAIVVPAHVAPADLDAFFAGVTPMQNVDGIIITVPHKFSAVRYCRTLTGESTFLGATNMLRRNADGTWHGGMSDGVGMVAALADAGCAPAGKRALLIGAGGAGSAIGQALIEAGVASLAVRDFDAARTGALVSRLASLGRGAVSIADDGDAPAHDIVVNASPAGMRAGDPLPFDVSRLPATTFVGDVVTKPPITPFIEAARTRGCPTVTGTQMFGRVCDAIVDFLLRD; via the coding sequence ATGGCGCACGACACATCCTTTTCCGCATCGCTCGATGCGGGCCTGAGCGGCGCGACCCGCGTGTATTTCATCGTCGGCGATCCGATCGCGCAGGTGCGCTCGCCCTCCGGCGTCACGGCGGCGATGCGCGCGGCTGGCCGCGACGCGATCGTCGTTCCCGCGCACGTCGCGCCGGCCGATCTCGACGCCTTCTTCGCCGGCGTGACGCCGATGCAGAACGTCGACGGCATCATCATCACGGTGCCGCACAAGTTCAGCGCCGTACGCTACTGCCGCACGCTCACCGGCGAGTCGACGTTCCTGGGCGCGACCAACATGCTCCGACGCAACGCCGACGGCACGTGGCACGGCGGCATGTCCGACGGCGTCGGCATGGTCGCCGCGCTCGCGGACGCAGGCTGTGCGCCGGCTGGTAAGCGCGCGCTGTTGATCGGCGCGGGCGGCGCGGGCTCGGCCATTGGTCAGGCGCTGATCGAGGCCGGCGTCGCGTCGCTCGCCGTCCGTGATTTCGATGCAGCGCGCACCGGCGCGCTCGTCTCGCGGCTCGCATCGCTCGGACGCGGCGCCGTCAGCATCGCCGATGACGGCGACGCGCCGGCACACGACATCGTGGTGAACGCGTCGCCGGCCGGCATGCGCGCAGGCGATCCGCTGCCTTTCGACGTATCGCGCCTGCCTGCGACGACGTTCGTCGGCGATGTCGTGACCAAGCCGCCCATCACGCCGTTCATCGAAGCCGCCCGGACTCGCGGCTGTCCGACCGTCACGGGCACGCAGATGTTCGGCCGCGTCTGCGACGCCATCGTCGATTTCCTGCTGCGCGATTGA